The Cydia splendana chromosome 7, ilCydSple1.2, whole genome shotgun sequence genome contains the following window.
gagttatagggtcgcgaacttgtaaaaaaaaaacgttaatccggcattctcgagcgcgatttttttattttttattttgaagaatataatctaaaacttactaaaaatacaaaatctgccggtttccgcatgaccggaagtgtggaggagccatttcgtcttcctaagaacgcgttgcggcatataagtcgcgaacgatacattttacaaaaaaaaagtttaaataaacaaaaaaggtaattttattgtcattcttaaattccccgttttatcaaggagaaagaaaggaaaaaaagaaaccaaaaaacctttttcggtcagattaagagaacccaccaacatttttgtcaaattaaaaaaatatgctttcaggataccgagataaacctcccctatgaaaatctgacgcgctcgagtatttcaaaaaaactttttttttttgcattttcaaaaattcatcgtaacttatcgtcacgccgaaatcgtcagtttttttaaaggaagcttccttggggcctacttaacaccccttccgaaaatctgacgcgctcgagtaaattttttttttttgcatttttgactactttatatgcctacccccaccacgcaaaccggcagattagtataccgttgttatcagaggcactcggggcatacgtagtatgaatatctgacgcgctcgagaatgcccaagtaactgttttttttaacatttttgaaaaaccgtacacgccaaacccaccgctaaaatggtttttgccatacgagcttttcttttcgaaattattttatctttcgattttgataggtctcgacggcgccgttgaattacgccatttagctacctcgcctccctaactataagtaggtagtactaatactactaatagccatctaggaaaataagtacaaaatatgtccaaataattgagaatatcaattcaattcatAAAAAGATATAAGCATCTGCACTGAtaggaaaacagtaggtatctaaATCTAACTAAGGTCTATTCGTACGCCGCCGCTGTGAGtacttgagtaggtaggtatttgtgacgttatctatgaaaagggaccttattgtcgatggcgcttccgccattattaacgatgctctgatataaataccacgccgtgcgacgcagtgcgtcgtatgcgccatagacaataaggtcccttttcatagataatgccacaattagaattagaacttactcgttactttgaatgtcagtggttgatgaaatcggagattccatttccatattttgcagtctgtaaataaagataaattgtAGTAGTGTATTGTGTTACGTAGGTAGGGCTAAAAAGCACAAGTCAAATAATTATACTCACTCGATGTAGTCTAAAGATATAGTATCATGTTCGGCTGTGAAATTATCcaattttcttcttttcctagaaagacaaaaaagtaaaaagtttagacgcatgacaaatcacgagctgaggttcgaaccctcgataggtggatggattgctaaaagaacgctttatgcgtctaattgtgtgcgttacatgtatcactgtgtgctcgtatttataggaaggcccactacaccgCAACCGCGTAACTACGACTCACGACGCACACATAGACggcaatgttttctgtctttgccgtgcaaggcgctagtgccgcgtggtgtaaacgtcGCGAATCGCAATATCCTTTTAAGCTATTtagatgatgaattgatgacaatgtttaccggtagatggagcgattattaaattctagaatgttttaagttatatggattactaattagtacgatcaagtatatattaaattaagtaataattacgtatttcactgtgtaataaatatacatttttacttacgttagttccattgtttgttggaatcttccgagttgtctttttcgagatgtcttctttttattcaattgcttgttacccattataacttaaaggttttggtgcacacggtatatcactaggacacacaacacagcacagtttttataagtaaatcttatatttgttttggggacacctagtacaggtccgtctggcacgagcgctcagccatcactgtctcatttcgaaagacggacggagatagagcatgcaggccggagtcgttattttgttacgatagaattagttgatgtttatttattttaaaaatattgcctctaattatcgtttttctaaagctgtcaaattactgttatacttatgattgatttttctcctttttttgtttcatagtgtcacatagtaaagaaacgagtaaagttggagtaaaaattcgaattggaggttactttgggaataaattgtatcgagcgaagtgttatgaatcgtgtatcgaaagctgtgttattaaagataatataatcaagaattatatttatttttcccacgtctacaaatatcaccgtttcttagaaaaataggataattattggggtatttttacatttctggcTCAGGGAACGGCCTTAATTTTCTGTatatttgatgatgatgatgatccttccggccgattTCGACCATGGCGACCACTTCGACTCCTAGTTAGTTCTGTAAATTTACTTACACATCGAATATATTTGTAATTATCTAGTACAAGTTATTCCAGCCATGACAGGATTCCAGTTTTGATTTCACCTTACCGACGCATCCGACAGAAAATTACTAAATCGACTACTTCACGCTACTACAACATAATTGAATAATTCATTTATATTCCAAGTCCGAGTTATTATGTTTGTGAATGTTATGAAATGAATTTAGGGTGAACTAACTTAAATAAATGATACAAATGGTTATATGCACCAATTATGCGCCTGCCTGGTAAAAAGCATGAACattttgaccaaaaaaaaattaatagtaTTCACTACAAGacgtgaaaatcgaagttagtAAATTTCGAGCAACTGTCTCTCTCGTTTTAATTACGCCATAATTGGAGCAAAAGAGAAATATGTCactttgcgaacttcggtgttcgcggtaggccctctgtacctATTCGCAAGTGAAGGAAGAAAATTCCCAAGTACGAGTATATAAATATATCCGCAACGTCAACCACTCGTTTGCTGCTAGTTCGACAGTTTTCCATACTCTacgatcaaattaaattactttgtaCGAAAATATATCATTCGGTTTGTAATTTTCTTTGCTGATAGTCATCGTACGCTGCATAGGTATGTCTGTCGGAGTAATCTGGATGAAGGAGAGGAGTCATTCATATTTTGAAAAGATAAAGCATGTGATggggtaaaaaaatatatggtttTCTCTGTTTACGCTCCAGTGAAAACGACTATGTCATCACTGACATCAGTAATGCTCCGAGCAGGCTCCGCAGTCCGCACAAGGTCCTCAAGAATGTTAATCAAGTAATTGCTCGCACATGATTAAATCAACGCACGAACGTTAATTGGTTCAAATCTAATCATGATTTGGTATTCGCTGCGCCTACGCCCATTTGATTCGTACCAACGAGTTAATAACTGTCGCGGAATTACAATCCCTTAAAAAGCGCGAGCGAGACGAGGCTTCAGTGGAACCAGTATAAGTTCTCTTCTTGACTTCGCAAAAATTTTACTGGTCTTGAGTTCACGATATACTGGTTATACAGAAAACTGGATTTGCCGACGCGTGCGTATTATCGGGAATATTTTGCTTGGCAGGGTCAAGTGCGCTGGTAATATAATTCGCCGTCACAATTGCCTGTCGTTTTATGTAATCGTCTGGATCCGGCCTGCGCCGATTCGGGGGCGTTCGAGACGGCTACGAGTCAGGTTTCTTCATAACTGACCAATTCACGAAGCATTTTGACTGCGGTGTCAAATCAAATGGAATCTTTTTCATTTCAAAATGACTCTTGCTCAATCTTAATGACCATAAAGAGAGCCTGTAACCAAAAACTTTTCTGGGCAATGTgttaaataaaatcataaagaATCTCTTTCTATATATTTGCGAAAAAATTTGCAAAACCATGCTAGTTTTGCAGATGCAGAGGTTTACAGTTTCGCTTCACTGAGGTATTATTTAatgttttgatacttttaggAAAAAGATAACTTTGTGAGGAAACTAATGTCATACCCAAAGCATAGATTTTACAGGAAAAAGCcgaaaaagtgtttttttctcaaccagaaacgtcacttttgacctTGACAGATCAAATGTATAAGAAAATCATAATAAGTTATTACAATCAAATCAAATCCATAATCAGTTGAGTTACAACTAAATGAGTAAATTGTCAATAAAAATTCATATTTCGTCActactttaaataaaaaccgggcaagtgcgagtcggactcgcgcacgaagggttccgtaccataatgaaaaaaaaaacggaaaataaatgcaaaaaaaacggtcacccatccatccatccatccaagtactgaccacgcccgacgttgcttaactttggtcaaaaatcacgtttgttgtattggagccccatttaaatctttattttattctgtttttagtatttgttgttatagcggcaacagaaatacatcatctgtgaaaaattcaactgtctacctatcacggttcgtgagatacagcctggtgacagacagacggacggacggacggacggacggacagcgaagtcttagtaatagggtcccgttttaccttttgggtacggaaccctaaaaagatctCGTATCTCGCACTGCTACTCAACGCAGAGAACATAGTTACCACATCTTTCTTTTGTTTGACATAACAAGATAAGAGTTTTTACAAAGTAGTCACGATATGAATTTTTAATTAGTAGTGCTTTAGAAAAAACACCGGCGTCTTTTTTGTAGTGACTAAATAAACTTGTTTTGCTGAAACATTGCAACATTAAAACCAATAGTCACGACTAAAGATAATCGTGAATCTCGTAAAT
Protein-coding sequences here:
- the LOC134792411 gene encoding uncharacterized protein LOC134792411 isoform X2; translation: MGNKQLNKKKTSRKRQLGRFQQTMELTKRRKLDNFTAEHDTISLDYIELQNMEMESPISSTTDIQSNDEATGSNILNPRIAQVDDTYRVPSILEEEDTHEVGDSC